Proteins encoded by one window of Haematobia irritans isolate KBUSLIRL chromosome 2, ASM5000362v1, whole genome shotgun sequence:
- the Acn gene encoding apoptotic chromatin condensation inducer acinus, producing MRRRSERKKSTDVSSPAVQPTSRRTNRRRKSPSISEDDQGVEQKNDIIEKNASDVEEKPRDSSEERVGSIRRRRSSRSTRTPIKEQEEASPVRRRRNRRDPSPENNIPVIQEEETCNNKDEDHKEALKEKENVDESKSEQTGTQDSPAEEEKTFQNSSGGKEENGSIEDNKIPKTNEDAVIKNVDNINSNNEEPNRIDDEESRSSVKSVKENISMEDQEDKDDQDEVKLYTRDNSPRSRSNSSERKDMPISTNAKDNEDETEDGEVVEKDEPTDVKNEDSPKKDQHKLEEVNHNQDGKTNETSNTTAAADTGRDISGSQSISVTTSTRKRRWITKKATESKEPILAISTDSLKTLIADVHPVPLSDVQLESSSDVEDVTSEREEGEQSPSPEPERRRISPDKIEISVKPRPQRENSRQNQSPGTGTVPGPIQRLPSPARNQASCVLYITNLVRPFTVLQLKGLLARTGKIVENGFWIDRIKSKCYVEYETEDEAIETRHALHGVRWPASNPKCLNVDFGNKSEMLKAIDSTKEEAPKFGQETSKDNVIVGSGWNRDRNDDEKRGSRPVREWDVGKKENLDRDNKGIKDMERRRDRSRERDRDTSRNRDADRNERDRGDRDRNERDKDRRRRDRDNRSNSLSPARKQKKKDDPPLRLLDDLFRKTKGTPCIYWLPLTPEQIAEKEALRLKRLEEQKQRLKQREQEREKEREKERERRDRERNRRPRSNDRRRSRSRDRRRY from the exons ATGCGTAGACGAAGTGAAAGGAAGAAGTCCACCGATGTTTCATCGCCAGCTGTTCAACCCACATCTCGTCGAACAAATCGAAGACGTAAATCTCCATCTATATCAGAGGATGATCAAGGCGTTGAACAAAAGAATGATATTATTGAGAAAAATGCATCGGACGTGGAAGAGAAGCCGAGAGATTCTAGCGAGGAACGTGTTGGTAGCATAAGACGTAGACGAAGTTCTCGAAGTACTCGCACACCTATCAAGGAGCAGGAAGAAGCCAGCCCAGTCAGGCGTCGTCGGAACAGAAGAGATCCAAGTCCGGAAAATAATATACCGGTGATACAGGAGGAGGAGACGTGTAATAACAAAGACGAGGATCACAAAGAAGCtcttaaagaaaaagaaaatgtagATGAATCTAAAAGCGAACAAACTGGTACGCAAGATTCTCCGGCAGAAGAAGAGAAGACATTTCAAAATAGTAGCGGTGGAAAAGAAGAGAATGGTAGCATTGAAGAtaataaaattccaaaaactAATGAAGATGCGGTAATAaagaatgttgataacattaatTCAAATAACGAAGAACCCAACAGAATTGATGACGAGGAATCTCGTTCATCTGTAAAAAGTGTaaaggaaaatatttcaatGGAAGATCAAGAAGACAAGGACGATCAAGATGAAGTTAAATTGTATACCAGAGACAATTCCCCAAGATCAAGAAGCAACAGCAGTGAAAGAAAAGATATGCCAATTAGtaccaatgctaaggacaatgaGGATGAAACCGAAGACGGTGAAGTTGTTGAAAAGGATGAACCGACTGACGTCAAGAATGAAGACTCTCCCAAAAAGGATCAACATAAGTTGGAGGAGGTAAACCACAATCAAGACGGTAAAACTAATGAAACCTCTAATACCACTGCAGCAGCAGATACAGGTCGCGATATTTCCGGCAGCCAATCGATATCCGTCACCACAAGCACCCGTAAGCGTCGTTGGATTACTAAAAAAGCCACTGAAAGCAAAGAGCCCATTTTGGCCATATCCACTGATTCGTTGAAGACTCTTATTGCAGACGTTCATCCCGTGCCGTTGAGCGATGTGCAATTGGAGTCTTCTTCTGATGTAGAGGATGTGACCTCGGAGCGCGAAGAGGGAGAGCAGTCCCCTTCACCGGAACCCGAAAGACGCCGAATTTCTCCagacaaaatagaaatttcgGTAAAGCCCCGACCACAAAGGGAGAACAGCCGCCAGAATCAATCGCCTGGAACTGGCACTGTTCCGGGACCAATACAGCGCTTACCTAGTCCAGCCCGCAATCAGGCTAGCTGTGTTTTATACATCACAAATTTGGTGCGTCCTTTTACAGTTTTGCAACTTAAAGGCTTGTTAGCGCGAACAGGAAAAATAGTTGAAAATGGATTTTGGATAGATCGTATAAAATCGAAATGTTATGTTGAATATGAGACAGAAGA TGAAGCCATTGAGACACGTCATGCTTTACATGGTGTGCGCTGGCCTGCATCAAATCCAAAATGCTTAAATGTTGATTTTGGCAATAAGTCCGAAATGTTAAAAGCTATTGATAGCACCAAAGAGGAAGCTCCTAAATTTGGCCAGGAGACAAGTAAAGATAATGTTATCGTTGGTTCGGGGTGGAACAGAGACCGCAATGATGATGAAAAAAGG GGCTCTCGACCTGTGCGCGAATGGGACGTTGGCAAGAAGGAGAATTTGGATCGCGACAACAAGGGTATTAAGGATATGGAGCGACGTCGGGACCGCAGCAGGGAACGGGACAGGGATACCTCCAGGAATAGGGATGCCGATCGCAACGAAAGAGATAGGGGTGATCGTGACAGAAATGAACGTGACAAGGACCGCAGACGGCGCGATAGAGACAACAGAAGTAACAGTTTATCACCAG CAAGGAAGCAAAAGAAAAAGGATGACCCTCCCTTAAGGCTTTTAGATGACCTATTTCGAAAAACTAAGGGAACACCCTGTATATATTGGTTACCTTTAACACCAGAGCAG ATAGCTGAAAAGGAAGCTTTACGTCTTAAGAGGCTGGAGGAGCAGAAACAACGTCTCAAGCAAAGAGAACAAGAACGCGAAAAAGAGCGTGAGAAAGAACGAGAACGTAGAGATAGAGAGCGTAATCGTCGCCCCCGATCGAATGATCGAAGGCGTTCACGTAGTCGTGATCGACGTCGTTATTAA
- the mtDNA-helicase gene encoding mitochondrial DNA helicase has protein sequence MSVAFRRCFHIWNWKIPNLRNERYMSNSKSVSLDNDDTNKDLGHYIDFKKVIKSKNLDYKDGPTCLQLPCRLCENSVQENLAFINKTTGSFICPKCDVKVPLLLAKNAYEKGKRIVDQHVELSKMYKTQCIDVTQVPSKICDELQIRGLKPVDFEMLNASYDRNRSLLQFPLQNSAGRVVGEKLLHLQNGKEETYQNENQSGMLIYGQNKISKAIVVANILDFLVLIAQRIDTHCIVCLPYGLKALPQESLPALERFKELLLWFKYDSPGWDVTKSFSTKLDEKRCLLIKPTDEEPFPYEAQRKRLNIRQILQKATPVKHKSITTFSTLRSDILSELQNIEKVNGVKWKRFPILNKLLKGHRKGELTIITGPTGSGKTTFMSEYSLDLALQGVSTLWGSFEIRNARLASTLLRQFVGYSLEKKLHEFDHWANEFEKYPMYFMTFHGQQPLKVVVEAIEHARYIHDINHVIIDNLQFMMGISSTYRSDKFWEQDNIIASFRSLATKHNIHVTLVMHPRKEREEDDLTTSSIFGSAKASQEADNVLIIQDKRLTSLKGKKYLQIVKNRYSGDLGIMPLEFNKEALSYAYSGSKKKKDKESSVQPASSEQN, from the exons ATGTCAGTGGCTTTTAGGCGCTGCTTTCACATCTGGAATTGGAAGATTCCAAATTTACGAAATGAGCGTTATATGAGCAATTCCAAATCCGTATCATTGGACAACGATGATACTAACAAAGATCTTGGACACTACATAGATTTTAAGAAAGTCATAAAATCTAAAAACTTGGATTACAAAGATGGTCCCACGTGCCTTCAGCTGCCTTGCAGATTATGTGAAAATTCAGTCCAGGAAAATTTAGCATTTATTAACAAAACAACTGGCAGTTTCATATGCCCCAAATGTGACGTAAAAGTTCCCTTGTTGCTGGCTAAAAATGCTTATGAAAAAGGTAAGCGTATCGTGGATCAGCATGTGGAGCTTTCCAAAATGTATAAGACACAATGTATTGACGTTACGCAAGTTCCTTCCAAAATATGTGACGAGCTGCAAATAAGGGGATTGAAACCAGTGGACTTTGAAATGTTAAATGCGAGTTATGATCGAAATCGAAGTCTTCTGCAGTTTCCACTTCAAAATTCAGCGGGTCGTGTTGTTGGCGAAAAATTACTTCATTTACAGAATGGCAAAGAAGAGACTTATCAAAATGAAAACCAGTCAGGAATGTTgatatatggacaaaataaaatatcaaaggcaattgttgttgcaaacattttgGATTTTCTTGTTTTAATAGCTCAGCGCATAGACACGC attgtATTGTTTGTTTGCCATATGGCCTGAAGGCACTGCCCCAGGAAAGTTTACCCGCGCTGGAACGATTTAAGGAGCTATTATTATGGTTTAAATATGATTCTCCAGGTTGGGATGTGACCAAGTCATTTTCAACAAAGTTGGATGAGAAACGTTGCCTATTAATAAAACCCACCGATGAAGAACCTTTTCCTTACGAAGCTCAGCGTAAACGTTTAAACATTAGGCAGATTTTACAAAAGGCAACGCCAGTGAAACATAAATCCATTACAACATTTAGTACCTTACGGAGTGATATTTTATCTGAattacaaaatatagaaaaggtAAATGGAGTTAAATGGAAAAGGTTTCCAATATTGAATAAGTTACTTAAAGGTCACCGTAAAGGGGAATTGACCATAATCACAGGTCCCACTGGAAGTGGTAAAACAACATTTATGAGCGAATATTCCTTGGATTTAGCTTTGCAAGGCGTCTCCACATTATGGGGATCGTTTGAAATAAGAAATGCTCGTCTTGCTTCCACACTATTGAGACAATTTGTGGGCTATTCATTGGAAAAGAAACTGCATGAATTCGACCATTGGGCCaacgaatttgaaaaatatcctATGTATTTCATGACATTTCATGGACAACAACCGTTGAAAGTTGTTGTGGAAGCCATAGAACATGCCCGATACATCCATGATATAAACCATGTAATAATAGACAACTTGCagtttatgatgggtatttcaaGTACATACCGATCAGACAAATTTTGGGAACAAGATAACATCATTGCATCATTCAGGTCATTAGCAACAAAACACAATATTCATGTAACTTTGGTAATGCATCCGCGCAAGGAACGAGAGGAAGACGATTTGACTACAAGCTCAATTTTTGGTTCTGCCAAAGCAAGCCAAGAGGCAGATAATGTTTTAATAATTCAGGATAAGCGACTAACATCACTTAAGGGTAAGAAATACTTACAAATTGTTAAGAATCGTTATAGTGGAGATTTAGGTATAATGCCTTTAGAATTTAATAAAGAAGCATTAAGTTATGCCTACTCTGGTTCAAAGAAAAAGAAGGACAAAGAATCATCAGTACAGCCAGCCAGTTCGGAACAAAATTGA
- the LOC142223860 gene encoding cysteine-rich PDZ-binding protein: MVCEKCESKLAKIATPDPWKTGPARKVNENKALSSAKDRYNPIGKTLPPCRICRQKVHQAGSHYCQACAFKKAICAMCGKKLMSTKNYKQSST, from the exons ATGGTATGTGAAAAATGCGAATCAAAATTGGCGAAAATAGCAACACCCGACCCTTGGAAGACGGGACCTGCTCGAAAAGTAAATGAAAACAAAGCGCTCTCATCGGCGAAAGATAGATATAACCCAATAGGAAAGACATTACCACCATGCAG AATATGTCGCCAAAAAGTTCACCAAGCGGGATCACACTATTGTCAAGCATGCGCATTCAAAAAAGCCATATGTGCTATGTGTGGAAAGAAATTAATGAGTACTAAGAACTACAAACAAAGTTCaacgtaa